In the Aromatoleum bremense genome, one interval contains:
- a CDS encoding ABC transporter permease codes for MKTIRLAWRMMLRDLRAGELLLLGLAIVIAVASLTSVGFLADRVSRGLDREANQLLGGDLLLRADRPWERQFADEARRRGLRTAETVVFTSMVSTAEAAQLAGVKAVEADYPLRGSVRVAPGPNRPDAVAERMPQRGEVWLDERLFAALGVAVGDKIGLGQLEFRVGAMVSFESDRGANFFSLLPRAIFNAADLPATGLLIAGSRARWRLHLAGEPDAVAGFERWARQRLGRGQAVESIENARPEVRGALDQAQRFLRLAALLAVILAAVAVGLAARRFMQRHLDGCAVMRCLGAGQAQVLWIVVGEFVFFGLVAATLGGVAGWAVQFGLAAVLAEVMGAELPAPSLLPFAHGVAVGMVLLVGFVLPQLLRLGKVSTVRVLRREMGAVEPVSGLAWACGAGALLAIIFWIAGDLKLGATVAAGFVAALGLFALAAWGVLHAIAGSRGRRTIRHGGWRYGLASLARRMAGSVIQATALGLGMTALLLLTLVRTDLLENWRGMTPPEAPNRFIINIQPDQREALAAFFVDHGLVAPDIMPMIRGRLVAINDRPVDPDDFVDQRTKRLAEREFNLSYGAMLPDGNRVADGRWHGDQREPQFSVEKGLAQTFALQVGDRVRFDVAGRLVEAPITSVRELDWNSMRVNFFFIAAPGMLEGDPASLITSFRLPPDRYALTAALVARFPNLSVIDVGAVIEQVRSMTDKLVLIVQFVFGFAVLAGFVVLYAALQSTHDERDYELAVLRTLGARNRQVRDALLAEFLVLGGVAGALAGVGATVIGWALAHYVFKMAYVPAPWPTVLAIVIGAGGVVAGGWLGTRKLLARPPLASLRASA; via the coding sequence ATGAAAACCATCCGGTTGGCATGGCGCATGATGTTGCGCGACCTGCGCGCGGGCGAGCTGCTCCTGCTCGGGCTCGCCATCGTCATCGCGGTGGCGAGCCTGACGAGCGTCGGTTTCCTTGCCGACCGCGTGTCGCGCGGGCTGGACCGCGAAGCGAACCAGTTGCTCGGGGGCGACCTGTTGCTGCGTGCCGACCGGCCGTGGGAGCGGCAATTCGCGGACGAAGCGCGGCGGCGCGGCCTGCGGACCGCCGAGACGGTGGTATTCACCAGCATGGTGAGCACGGCAGAGGCGGCCCAGCTGGCCGGCGTCAAGGCGGTCGAGGCGGACTATCCGCTGCGCGGCAGCGTGCGCGTCGCGCCCGGTCCGAACCGGCCGGATGCAGTCGCCGAGCGAATGCCGCAGCGCGGCGAAGTATGGCTCGACGAGCGGCTCTTCGCCGCGCTCGGTGTCGCGGTCGGCGACAAAATCGGACTCGGACAGCTCGAGTTCCGCGTCGGCGCCATGGTGAGCTTCGAGTCGGACCGCGGCGCGAATTTCTTCAGCCTGCTGCCGCGCGCGATCTTCAACGCGGCGGACCTGCCCGCAACGGGCCTGTTGATCGCCGGCAGCCGCGCGAGGTGGCGCCTGCATCTGGCCGGCGAGCCGGACGCCGTCGCGGGCTTCGAGCGCTGGGCGCGGCAGCGGCTCGGGCGCGGGCAGGCGGTCGAGAGCATCGAGAATGCGCGCCCCGAGGTGCGCGGCGCGCTCGACCAGGCGCAGCGCTTCCTGCGGCTCGCGGCACTCCTCGCGGTGATCCTCGCCGCGGTCGCGGTCGGCCTCGCGGCGCGCCGCTTCATGCAGCGTCATCTCGATGGCTGCGCGGTGATGCGCTGCCTCGGCGCGGGCCAGGCGCAGGTGCTGTGGATCGTCGTCGGCGAGTTCGTCTTCTTCGGGCTCGTCGCCGCCACGCTCGGCGGCGTGGCCGGCTGGGCAGTGCAGTTCGGGCTCGCGGCGGTGCTCGCTGAAGTGATGGGGGCGGAGCTGCCGGCGCCGTCGCTGTTGCCGTTTGCGCATGGCGTGGCGGTCGGCATGGTGCTGCTGGTCGGCTTCGTGCTGCCGCAACTGCTGCGGCTCGGGAAGGTATCGACGGTGCGCGTGCTGCGGCGAGAAATGGGTGCGGTCGAGCCGGTCAGCGGACTCGCATGGGCGTGCGGGGCCGGCGCGCTGCTCGCGATCATTTTCTGGATTGCCGGCGACCTGAAGCTCGGGGCGACGGTCGCGGCCGGCTTTGTGGCGGCGCTCGGCCTGTTTGCGCTCGCAGCGTGGGGCGTATTGCATGCGATTGCCGGGTCCAGGGGCCGCCGCACGATCCGCCATGGCGGCTGGCGCTACGGGCTCGCGTCGCTCGCGCGGCGCATGGCGGGCAGCGTGATCCAGGCGACCGCGCTCGGGCTGGGCATGACGGCGCTGCTGCTACTGACGCTGGTGCGTACCGATCTGCTCGAGAACTGGCGCGGGATGACGCCGCCGGAGGCGCCGAACCGCTTCATCATCAACATCCAGCCCGATCAGCGCGAAGCGCTCGCGGCGTTCTTCGTGGACCACGGACTCGTTGCCCCCGACATCATGCCGATGATCCGCGGCCGCTTGGTCGCGATCAACGACCGGCCGGTCGATCCGGACGATTTCGTCGATCAGCGCACGAAACGGCTCGCCGAACGGGAATTCAACCTGAGCTACGGCGCCATGCTTCCCGACGGAAATCGGGTCGCGGACGGACGCTGGCACGGCGATCAGCGCGAACCTCAGTTTTCGGTCGAGAAAGGCCTCGCGCAGACTTTCGCGTTGCAGGTCGGCGACCGCGTGCGCTTCGATGTCGCCGGACGCCTCGTCGAGGCACCGATCACGAGCGTGCGCGAGCTCGACTGGAATTCGATGCGCGTCAATTTCTTTTTCATCGCCGCGCCCGGCATGCTCGAAGGCGATCCGGCGAGCCTGATCACGAGCTTTCGTTTGCCGCCCGACAGGTACGCGCTCACGGCCGCGCTGGTGGCCCGCTTCCCGAACCTGTCCGTCATCGACGTCGGCGCGGTCATCGAGCAGGTCCGCTCGATGACCGACAAGCTGGTGCTGATCGTGCAGTTCGTGTTCGGCTTCGCGGTGCTGGCAGGGTTCGTCGTGCTCTACGCTGCGTTGCAATCGACGCACGACGAGCGCGATTACGAACTCGCGGTGCTGCGCACGCTCGGCGCGCGCAACCGCCAGGTGCGGGACGCGCTGCTCGCCGAATTTCTCGTGCTCGGCGGCGTCGCCGGGGCGCTGGCCGGCGTCGGTGCCACGGTGATCGGCTGGGCCCTTGCGCATTACGTGTTCAAGATGGCGTACGTGCCGGCGCCGTGGCCGACCGTGCTCGCGATCGTCATCGGCGCGGGCGGCGTGGTCGCCGGGGGCTGGCTCGGCACGCGCAAGCTGCTCGCGCGCCCGCCGCTCGCGAGCCTGCGCGCGTCGGCGTGA
- a CDS encoding M20 aminoacylase family protein, whose translation MSVIESIRPRLAKLTEIRRDLHAHPELAFAEHRTAELIARHLEAAGIEVHRGLGKTGVVGVVRGGRSLRAIGLRADIDALPMQERNEFAHRSVHEGCMHACGHDGHATMLLGAAEALAARRDFDGTVYLIFQPAEEGEGGGLAMIEDGLFERFPMESVFGMHNWPGMPAGQFGVRSGPVMASADRFDIDLLGHGAHAAMPHLGADPVTAGAALVQAIQTIVSRTLDPIDSAVVSVTRFNAGEAYNVIPDRAQLCGTVRAFSEVVQDRVESALRRICDGVAAACDVKVTLDYRRGYPPTINSAAEAAVCAEVASELVGSVNVATDARPSMGAEDFAYFLQRKPGCYVWIGNGEGEGGCMLHNPTYDFNDDIIATGVAYWVELVRKVLAPAR comes from the coding sequence ATGAGCGTCATCGAATCCATCCGGCCCCGCCTCGCGAAACTGACCGAGATACGCCGCGACCTCCACGCCCATCCCGAGCTCGCGTTCGCCGAACACCGTACCGCCGAGCTGATCGCGCGCCATCTTGAAGCCGCGGGCATCGAAGTCCACCGCGGCCTCGGCAAGACCGGGGTCGTCGGCGTCGTGCGCGGCGGCCGCAGCCTGCGGGCGATCGGCCTGCGCGCCGATATCGACGCGCTGCCGATGCAGGAGCGCAATGAGTTCGCCCACCGTTCCGTGCACGAAGGGTGCATGCACGCCTGCGGGCATGACGGACATGCCACGATGTTGCTCGGTGCGGCCGAGGCGCTCGCGGCGCGACGCGACTTCGACGGCACGGTGTATCTGATTTTCCAGCCTGCCGAGGAGGGCGAAGGGGGCGGGCTGGCGATGATCGAGGACGGCCTGTTCGAACGTTTCCCGATGGAGTCCGTTTTTGGCATGCACAACTGGCCCGGCATGCCCGCCGGACAGTTCGGCGTGCGCAGTGGCCCGGTCATGGCGAGCGCCGACCGTTTCGACATCGATCTGCTCGGCCACGGCGCACACGCGGCGATGCCTCATCTGGGCGCCGACCCGGTGACCGCCGGTGCGGCGCTGGTGCAGGCGATCCAGACCATCGTCAGCCGTACCCTCGATCCGATTGACTCGGCGGTGGTTTCCGTTACGCGGTTCAATGCCGGCGAGGCGTACAACGTGATACCCGACCGCGCCCAGTTGTGCGGCACCGTGCGTGCCTTCAGCGAAGTCGTGCAGGACCGGGTCGAATCGGCGCTGCGGCGCATCTGCGACGGCGTCGCCGCGGCGTGCGATGTGAAAGTCACGCTGGATTATCGCCGCGGCTATCCGCCGACGATAAACAGCGCGGCGGAAGCTGCCGTCTGTGCGGAAGTTGCGAGCGAGCTGGTCGGCTCGGTGAATGTCGCGACCGACGCGCGCCCGAGCATGGGGGCCGAGGACTTCGCGTACTTCCTGCAGCGCAAGCCCGGCTGCTACGTCTGGATCGGCAACGGCGAGGGCGAGGGCGGGTGCATGCTGCACAACCCGACCTACGACTTCAACGACGACATCATCGCGACCGGCGTCGCGTACTGGGTCGAACTGGTGCGCAAAGTGCTGGCGCCGGCGCGGTGA
- the gdhA gene encoding NADP-specific glutamate dehydrogenase gives MRYQSLEEFLSHVEQRNPGQPEFIQAVAEVMESLWPFISEHPRYAEHGLLDRLVEPERVIQFRVSWVDDRGEVQVNRGFRIQHSSAIGPFKGGLRFHPSVNLSVLKFLAFEQTFKNALTTLPMGGGKGGSDFDPKGRSPGEVMRFCQSFMTELYRHVGSDTDVPAGDIGVGGREIGFLAGMMKKLSNKASCVFTGKGLSFGGSLIRPEATGYGTVYFAEEMLRHAGKTMAGMTVSVSGSGNVAQYGIEKAMALGAKVITASDSSGTVIDEAGFTAEKLAVLMDVKNVHYGRVSEYAERLGLYFEAGKRPWHVPVDIAFPCATQNEIDGDDAAMLVRNGVKCVAEGANMPCNAAAVRVFEQNGVLYAPGKASNAGGVATSGLEMSQNAMRLSWTREEVDGRLLEIMQGIHRMCLQYGTRPDGTVSYSDGANVAGFVKVADAMLSQGVI, from the coding sequence ATGCGCTATCAGTCCCTCGAAGAGTTCCTGTCTCATGTAGAACAACGCAACCCCGGTCAGCCCGAGTTCATCCAGGCGGTGGCCGAGGTCATGGAAAGCCTCTGGCCGTTCATCTCCGAACATCCGCGCTATGCCGAACACGGCCTGCTCGACCGTCTCGTGGAGCCGGAGCGCGTCATCCAGTTCCGGGTGTCGTGGGTCGACGACCGCGGCGAAGTGCAGGTCAATCGCGGCTTTCGCATCCAGCACAGTTCCGCGATCGGACCGTTCAAGGGCGGCTTGCGCTTCCACCCCTCGGTGAACCTGTCGGTGTTGAAGTTCCTGGCGTTCGAGCAGACGTTCAAGAATGCGTTGACGACGCTGCCGATGGGCGGCGGCAAGGGCGGCTCCGATTTCGATCCGAAAGGGCGCAGCCCCGGCGAGGTGATGCGTTTTTGCCAGAGTTTCATGACCGAGTTGTATCGGCATGTGGGTTCGGATACCGATGTGCCGGCCGGTGACATCGGCGTCGGGGGGCGCGAGATCGGCTTCCTCGCCGGCATGATGAAGAAGCTGTCGAACAAGGCGAGCTGCGTGTTCACGGGCAAGGGGCTGAGCTTCGGCGGCTCGCTGATCCGTCCGGAGGCCACCGGCTACGGCACCGTCTATTTCGCCGAAGAGATGCTGCGTCACGCCGGCAAGACGATGGCGGGCATGACGGTCTCGGTCTCGGGCTCGGGCAACGTCGCGCAGTACGGCATCGAGAAGGCGATGGCGCTCGGCGCGAAGGTCATCACCGCGTCCGACTCGAGCGGCACCGTCATCGACGAGGCAGGCTTCACAGCCGAAAAGCTCGCGGTGCTGATGGACGTCAAGAACGTCCATTACGGTCGCGTCAGCGAATACGCTGAACGACTCGGCCTGTATTTCGAGGCCGGCAAGCGGCCGTGGCACGTGCCGGTCGACATCGCGTTCCCGTGTGCGACGCAGAACGAGATTGACGGTGACGACGCCGCGATGCTGGTCAGGAACGGCGTGAAATGCGTCGCCGAAGGGGCGAATATGCCGTGCAATGCCGCGGCGGTGCGTGTGTTCGAGCAGAACGGCGTATTGTATGCGCCGGGCAAGGCGAGTAACGCGGGCGGCGTGGCCACTTCCGGGCTGGAGATGAGCCAGAACGCGATGCGCCTGTCGTGGACCCGCGAAGAGGTCGACGGGCGGCTGCTCGAGATCATGCAGGGAATTCACCGCATGTGCCTGCAGTACGGCACCAGGCCCGACGGGACCGTGAGTTACTCCGACGGCGCGAATGTCGCCGGCTTCGTCAAGGTCGCCGACGCGATGCTTTCGCAGGGCGTCATCTGA
- a CDS encoding ankyrin repeat domain-containing protein: MKRTILAALFALALGSAPVQASSYDDSLNAARLGDTWPLVQLLSRGLDPNTVDEQGNTLLILAAREGHADTVAAILEFRPKLGQRNAAGDSALMMAVLKGHDEVVDLLLDAGAPVNHDGWTPLMYAAFEGRAAILERLLAQGADVNALAPNKSNALMLAARNGHVDVVRRLLRTDVDLEQKNDAGFTVDSWAQANGNTDIAELVRTERSRRTKASPALRIETR; this comes from the coding sequence ATGAAGCGAACGATCCTTGCCGCGCTGTTTGCCCTGGCGCTCGGCAGCGCACCCGTCCAGGCCAGCAGCTACGACGATTCGCTGAACGCCGCGCGGCTCGGCGACACCTGGCCGCTGGTACAGCTGCTCAGCCGCGGGCTCGATCCGAACACCGTCGATGAGCAGGGCAATACGCTGCTGATCCTCGCGGCGCGCGAAGGTCACGCGGACACCGTCGCGGCGATTCTCGAATTCCGTCCAAAGCTTGGGCAACGCAACGCGGCGGGCGATTCGGCGTTGATGATGGCGGTGCTCAAGGGCCATGACGAGGTCGTGGACCTGCTCCTCGATGCGGGCGCTCCGGTCAATCACGACGGCTGGACGCCGCTGATGTACGCCGCCTTCGAGGGCCGTGCCGCGATCCTCGAACGCCTGCTTGCGCAGGGTGCGGACGTCAACGCGTTGGCGCCGAACAAGTCGAACGCGCTGATGCTTGCCGCGCGCAACGGGCACGTCGACGTCGTACGCCGGCTGTTGCGCACGGACGTCGATCTCGAGCAGAAGAACGATGCGGGCTTCACGGTCGACAGCTGGGCGCAGGCCAACGGCAACACCGACATCGCCGAATTGGTACGAACCGAGCGCAGCAGGCGCACGAAGGCGTCGCCGGCTCTGCGGATCGAGACCAGATAA
- a CDS encoding TatD family hydrolase: MFVDSHCHLDFPDLAAREDAVLAAMAANRVGHALCVSVKLEDFPRVLALAERHANLFASVGVHPDNDDVEEPDDARLGTLADHPKVVAIGETGLDYHWQKDAPEWQRARFRTHIRAARACGKPLIIHTRSAAADTLRLMREEDAAGAGGVMHCFTETREVAEAALDLGFYISFSGIVTFRNAAELKAVAQYVPLDRLLIETDAPYLAPVPHRGKTNEPAWVVHVAEEIARLRNEPLERIAAATTENFFRLFRHARRS; encoded by the coding sequence ATGTTCGTCGATTCCCATTGTCATCTCGATTTCCCCGACCTCGCCGCGCGTGAAGACGCCGTGCTCGCGGCGATGGCCGCCAATCGGGTCGGTCATGCGCTGTGCGTGAGCGTGAAGCTCGAAGACTTCCCGCGTGTGCTGGCGCTCGCCGAGCGTCATGCGAATCTCTTCGCCTCGGTCGGCGTTCATCCCGACAACGACGACGTCGAGGAGCCCGACGACGCGCGCCTCGGCACGCTCGCCGATCACCCGAAAGTGGTCGCGATCGGCGAGACGGGCCTCGATTACCACTGGCAGAAGGACGCTCCCGAATGGCAGCGGGCGCGCTTTCGCACCCACATTCGTGCCGCGCGGGCCTGCGGCAAACCGCTGATCATCCATACCCGCTCCGCAGCGGCCGATACGCTGCGCCTGATGCGCGAAGAAGATGCCGCCGGGGCGGGCGGCGTCATGCACTGCTTCACCGAGACGCGCGAGGTGGCCGAAGCGGCGCTCGACCTCGGCTTCTACATTTCCTTCTCCGGCATCGTCACGTTCAGGAACGCGGCCGAGCTCAAGGCGGTCGCGCAGTACGTTCCGCTCGATCGCCTGCTGATCGAAACCGATGCGCCGTATCTCGCGCCGGTACCGCACCGCGGCAAGACCAACGAACCCGCCTGGGTGGTGCACGTCGCCGAAGAGATCGCGCGCTTGCGCAACGAGCCGCTGGAGCGCATCGCCGCGGCAACGACCGAAAATTTCTTCCGCCTGTTCCGCCACGCCCGGAGATCCTGA
- a CDS encoding PilZ domain-containing protein has protein sequence MSESKPSAARPSVLSLNINSKSALYAAYMPFLANGGIFVPTPRPHQLGDEVFMLLQLMDDPTKHPVAGTVVWITPHGAQGGRTQGIGVHFSADDSGRALRGRIEQILAGHLGSSRPTHTL, from the coding sequence GTGAGCGAAAGCAAACCGAGCGCCGCACGTCCGAGCGTGTTGTCGCTGAACATCAACTCGAAGTCCGCGCTGTACGCCGCCTATATGCCATTCCTGGCGAACGGCGGCATCTTCGTGCCGACGCCGCGGCCCCACCAGCTCGGCGACGAGGTGTTCATGCTGCTGCAACTGATGGACGACCCGACGAAGCACCCGGTTGCGGGGACCGTCGTATGGATCACGCCGCATGGCGCCCAGGGCGGCCGGACGCAGGGGATCGGCGTGCATTTCAGCGCCGACGATTCGGGACGCGCGCTGCGCGGGCGCATCGAGCAGATCCTCGCCGGGCACCTCGGTTCCAGTCGCCCGACCCACACCCTTTGA
- the holB gene encoding DNA polymerase III subunit delta' yields MIHPWLQETWQRLVALGERLPHALLFVGPAGLGKRDLADALAARLLCATPRPDGCACDRCTTCQLRRSGNHPDLFMIVPAADMEAGDEGREGGERDVGSAKKKSTQIVIEQIRDLQQSLSVTGHQSGRRVIVVDPADAMNPYTANALLKLLEEPPAGCLFVLVSSAPRRLLPTIRSRCQQWSFSRPAADVVGQWLGTQEAPAADLLALTGGMPLAAQRLAGQGAGALLARFVRDVAQLPAADPLQLAGQWDAWLKSKEALAAGFGIVQLVEWMQRWVTDLASLRLGGRVRFFPREEGVVCALAQRSNVAAVLNCYNELARIRRVAQHPLNARLMLEDMLLRYARAVAGPRS; encoded by the coding sequence ATGATCCACCCGTGGCTGCAGGAAACCTGGCAGCGGCTCGTCGCGCTCGGTGAACGCCTGCCGCACGCGCTGCTGTTCGTCGGGCCGGCGGGACTCGGCAAGCGCGATCTGGCCGACGCGCTGGCGGCGCGGCTGCTGTGTGCGACGCCTCGCCCGGACGGCTGCGCCTGCGACCGGTGCACGACTTGCCAGCTGCGCCGCTCGGGCAACCACCCCGATCTCTTCATGATCGTGCCCGCTGCCGATATGGAAGCCGGCGACGAGGGCAGGGAAGGCGGGGAACGCGATGTCGGGTCGGCAAAGAAGAAGTCCACGCAGATCGTCATCGAGCAGATCCGCGACCTGCAGCAATCGCTGTCGGTGACCGGCCACCAGAGCGGCCGGCGCGTCATCGTCGTCGATCCGGCCGACGCGATGAACCCGTATACCGCTAACGCGCTGCTGAAGCTGCTCGAAGAGCCTCCCGCCGGTTGCCTGTTCGTGCTCGTGTCGTCGGCTCCGCGCCGCCTGCTGCCGACGATCCGCAGCCGCTGCCAGCAGTGGAGCTTTTCACGGCCCGCGGCGGACGTGGTCGGGCAGTGGCTCGGCACGCAGGAAGCGCCGGCAGCGGACCTCCTCGCCCTGACCGGCGGCATGCCGCTTGCAGCGCAGCGGTTGGCCGGGCAGGGCGCCGGCGCGCTGCTTGCCCGTTTCGTGCGCGACGTGGCGCAGTTGCCCGCGGCCGATCCGCTCCAGCTCGCGGGCCAGTGGGACGCCTGGCTGAAATCGAAGGAAGCGCTCGCAGCCGGTTTCGGTATCGTGCAGCTGGTCGAATGGATGCAGCGCTGGGTCACCGATCTCGCGTCGCTGCGCCTCGGTGGCCGCGTGCGGTTCTTTCCCCGCGAGGAAGGGGTGGTGTGCGCGCTGGCGCAGCGCTCGAACGTGGCCGCGGTGCTGAACTGCTACAATGAACTCGCCCGGATTCGCCGGGTCGCACAGCATCCGCTGAATGCCCGACTGATGCTCGAAGACATGCTGCTGCGCTATGCGCGCGCGGTGGCCGGACCCCGATCGTGA
- the tmk gene encoding dTMP kinase translates to MSGSQAQARFITFEGIDGAGKSSQIAAVVALLEGRGLCIEQTREPGGTALGERLRELLLHEPMHLETEAMLMFAARREHLAARILPALAAGRWVVSDRFSDATYAYQVGGRGLDPAKFAALEAWVHPGFQPDLTLVFDLPPEVAAARLAKGGAEPDRFEREQRDFFERVRAAYLERARMAPGRIRIIDAGGTAESIRAEVEAIVEECCLR, encoded by the coding sequence TTGAGCGGATCGCAGGCGCAGGCACGTTTCATCACGTTCGAAGGCATAGACGGGGCGGGCAAGAGCAGCCAGATCGCGGCCGTCGTCGCGCTGCTCGAGGGGCGCGGCCTGTGCATCGAACAGACCCGTGAACCCGGCGGCACGGCGCTCGGCGAGCGATTGCGCGAGCTGCTCCTGCACGAGCCGATGCACCTCGAGACCGAAGCGATGCTGATGTTCGCCGCGCGCCGCGAGCATCTCGCCGCGCGCATCCTGCCGGCACTCGCGGCCGGGCGGTGGGTCGTGTCGGACCGCTTTTCGGATGCCACCTATGCGTACCAGGTGGGCGGGCGCGGCCTCGACCCGGCGAAGTTCGCAGCGCTCGAGGCGTGGGTGCATCCGGGCTTCCAGCCCGACCTGACGCTCGTCTTCGATCTGCCGCCGGAGGTCGCCGCCGCGCGGCTCGCAAAAGGCGGTGCAGAACCCGATCGCTTCGAGCGCGAGCAGCGCGATTTCTTCGAGCGGGTGCGCGCCGCGTACCTCGAACGGGCGCGTATGGCGCCCGGGCGGATCCGGATCATCGATGCCGGAGGTACGGCCGAATCGATCCGCGCCGAGGTCGAGGCGATCGTCGAGGAGTGTTGCCTGCGATGA
- the mltG gene encoding endolytic transglycosylase MltG — protein MKSLLLRLFLVVALGAAASLAAAWWYVTRPLPLARPVVDFTVQRGFTMREAAAAIANAGVDVNPRVLYWIARLTGKADRILAGSYEVHAGITPWLLILKLSSGDVSQAELRLVEGWNFRQVRAALEANPDLIQDTAGLSEAEILQRIGATESHPEGLFFPDTYLFDKQSSALALLARTYRAMHERLAQAWETRNPDLPLASPYEALILASIVEKETGRAEDRALIASVFVNRLRNGMRLQTDPAVIYGQGSAFDGNLRKRDLESDHAYNTYTRAGLPPTPIAMPGLDALLAAVRPPTTDYLYFVSRGDGTSEFSTNLNDHNKAVSQYQRRTGS, from the coding sequence ATGAAGTCGCTGCTCCTCCGATTGTTCCTCGTCGTCGCACTCGGCGCTGCAGCGAGTCTCGCCGCCGCGTGGTGGTATGTCACGCGTCCGCTGCCGCTCGCCCGGCCGGTCGTCGACTTCACGGTGCAGCGCGGATTTACGATGCGCGAGGCGGCTGCGGCGATCGCCAATGCGGGCGTCGACGTGAATCCGCGCGTGCTGTACTGGATCGCGCGGCTCACGGGCAAGGCCGACCGCATTCTCGCGGGCAGCTACGAAGTCCACGCCGGGATCACGCCGTGGCTGCTGATCCTCAAGCTGTCGAGCGGCGATGTGTCGCAGGCTGAACTGCGCCTCGTCGAGGGCTGGAATTTCCGCCAGGTACGGGCCGCACTCGAAGCAAACCCCGACCTGATCCAGGATACCGCGGGCCTGTCGGAGGCGGAGATCCTGCAGCGCATCGGCGCGACGGAATCCCACCCTGAAGGGCTGTTCTTTCCTGATACCTATCTTTTCGACAAGCAGTCGAGCGCCCTGGCGCTGCTCGCCCGCACCTATCGGGCGATGCACGAACGACTGGCGCAGGCGTGGGAGACGCGAAATCCCGATCTGCCTCTCGCGTCGCCATACGAAGCGCTGATTCTCGCCTCGATCGTCGAGAAGGAAACGGGTCGCGCGGAAGATCGCGCGCTGATTGCGTCGGTTTTCGTCAATCGTCTGCGCAACGGCATGCGTTTGCAGACTGATCCCGCCGTGATCTACGGCCAGGGCAGCGCGTTCGACGGGAATCTGCGCAAGCGCGACCTCGAAAGCGATCACGCCTACAACACTTATACGCGCGCCGGACTTCCGCCGACCCCGATCGCGATGCCGGGACTCGACGCGCTGCTGGCCGCGGTCAGGCCGCCGACGACCGATTACCTTTATTTCGTCTCTCGCGGTGACGGCACGAGCGAGTTTTCGACGAATCTGAACGACCATAACAAGGCCGTGAGTCAATACCAGCGGAGAACGGGAAGTTGA
- a CDS encoding YgfZ/GcvT domain-containing protein — protein sequence MNTNTTWTDFLIAEGATIESAGIRFDTPDAGLAPPATVAVPLVHLGMIRSRGEDSAPFLHNLFSNDVKNLSADGAQWNSFNSPKGRMLASILLWKEADGHALVMSADLQPALLKKLSMYVLRSKVKLADGAAETALVGISGSDAAQVLARTGLAVPTTAMTQAAAGDTRCIRLDDNNFLVALPVAEAPGAFGALLAAGATKAGTAAWQLAMIRAGVPLITVPTQEEFVAQMLNYEIIGGVSFQKGCYPGQEIVARTQYLGKLKKRMYHVRVADGAAPLPGADVFAPEFGNQSAGKLVNVAPSPAGGFEALAVMQTSCAESGDVHLGSLVGPRLSFLELPYALP from the coding sequence ATGAATACGAATACGACCTGGACCGATTTTCTCATCGCGGAAGGCGCCACGATCGAAAGCGCCGGCATCCGTTTCGATACCCCGGACGCCGGACTTGCGCCGCCTGCCACCGTCGCCGTGCCGCTCGTGCATCTCGGGATGATCCGCAGCCGCGGCGAAGACTCCGCGCCCTTCCTGCACAACCTGTTCTCGAACGACGTCAAGAACCTCTCGGCCGATGGCGCGCAGTGGAACAGCTTCAATTCGCCGAAGGGCAGGATGCTCGCCAGCATCCTGCTGTGGAAAGAAGCCGACGGTCACGCGCTCGTGATGTCCGCCGACCTCCAGCCGGCGCTGCTGAAGAAGCTGTCGATGTACGTGCTGCGCAGCAAGGTCAAGCTCGCCGATGGCGCAGCCGAAACGGCGCTCGTGGGCATCAGCGGCAGCGACGCGGCCCAGGTGCTCGCGCGCACCGGGCTCGCCGTGCCGACCACCGCGATGACGCAGGCCGCGGCAGGAGACACGCGCTGCATTCGCCTCGACGACAACAACTTTCTCGTCGCACTTCCCGTCGCCGAGGCCCCGGGGGCATTCGGCGCGCTGCTCGCGGCGGGCGCCACGAAGGCCGGCACCGCGGCGTGGCAGCTCGCGATGATCCGCGCCGGGGTGCCTCTGATCACCGTTCCGACGCAGGAAGAATTCGTCGCGCAAATGCTCAACTATGAAATCATCGGCGGCGTCAGTTTCCAGAAAGGCTGCTACCCCGGTCAGGAGATCGTCGCGCGGACGCAGTACCTCGGGAAGCTCAAGAAGCGCATGTACCATGTCCGGGTTGCCGATGGCGCGGCGCCGCTGCCGGGCGCCGACGTCTTCGCGCCGGAGTTCGGCAACCAGTCCGCGGGCAAGCTGGTCAACGTCGCGCCCTCCCCCGCAGGCGGGTTCGAGGCGCTCGCGGTCATGCAGACCAGCTGCGCCGAGTCCGGCGACGTGCATCTCGGAAGCCTCGTCGGTCCGCGGCTTTCCTTTCTCGAACTTCCTTACGCCCTGCCCTGA